A portion of the Leptidea sinapis chromosome 13, ilLepSina1.1, whole genome shotgun sequence genome contains these proteins:
- the LOC126967662 gene encoding exosome complex component MTR3-like, producing MPIDFRRFNGPEDSIPYKAFTSNCVRTYDELYKDLFDDSGKRKDGRALDEMRSMYARTGMVSQAKGSSYIEQNRTKVVCSVFDPREISHQNEFSDVGQLYCEVKFAPFSCPRRRRPHAPDTEERALSSDLRKALESVVCRDLFPNFQIDIFVYILEHDGSCLAAALNAAGLALVDAAVPMYGIITGCSAAVIEDKIFVDPTEEEEHLALTRVISEKNHGLVTACMYHNLRQICDLRQIGSINMETIKDILVILENNSGRIEPYMEQIIVTNVEDQCEEQQILDEESKIKEKALNAMAEEWRTKLNLES from the exons ATGCCTATCGACTTTCGAAGATTTAATGGCCCTGAAGATAGTATACCATATAAAGCATTTACAAGTAATTGTGTACGCACTTATGACGAGCTTTATAAGGACTTGTTTGATGATTCAGGGAAAAGAAAAGACGGCCGAGCGTTGGACGAAATGCGATCCATGT ATGCCAGAACTGGAATGGTTTCACAAGCTAAAGGATCCTCTTACATTGAACAAAACAGAACTAAAGTTGTATGTTCTGTATTTGATCCAAGAGAAATAAGTCATCAAAATGAGTTCAG TGATGTTGGTCAGTTATATTGTGAAGTGAAATTTGCTCCATTTTCATGTCCTCGGAGGAGAAGACCTCATGCTCCAGATACAGAGGAGCGGGCATTATCGTCAGATTTAAGAAAAGCTTTAGAAAGTGTTGTTTGTAGAGATCTTTTTCCTAACTTTCAG ATTGATATTTTCGTTTACATTCTGGAACATGATGGATCCTGTTTAGCAGCTGCACTAAATGCAGCTGGGCTGGCCCTTGTTGATGCAGCTGTTCCAATGTATGGTATTATAACCGGGTGCTCAGCTGCAGTCATTGAAGATAAAATATTCGTAGATCCCACAGAAGAAGAGGAGCATTTAGCATTAACAAGGGTTATTAGTGAGAAAAATCACGGTCTTGTAACGGCATGCATGTACCATAATCTACGGCAGATATGTGACCTCCGACAAATTGGATCAATTAATATGGAGACTATTAAGGATATATTGGTGATATTAGAGAATAATTCTGGCCGCATAGAGCCTTACATGGAGCAAATAATAGTAACAAATGTTGAGGATCAATGTGAAGAACAACAAATATTGGATGAAGaatcaaaaattaaagaaaaagctTTAAATGCAATGGCTGAGGAGTGGAGGACCAAATTAAATTTAGAATCatga
- the LOC126967676 gene encoding splicing factor 3B subunit 5, with product MGERYNIHSQLEHLQSKYIGTGHADTTKYEWLTNQHRDSCCSYMGHPDLLSYFAIVENESKARVKFNLMEKMLQPCGPPPEKPED from the coding sequence ATGGGTGAACGTTATAATATTCACAGTCAACTGGAACACCTTCAAAGTAAATACATTGGTACAGGACACGCAGACACAACAAAATATGAATGGCTTACAAATCAACATAGAGATTCATGCTGTAGTTACATGGGTCATCCagatttattaagttattttgcCATTGTTGAAAATGAATCTAAAGCAAGagttaaattcaatttaatgGAGAAAATGTTGCAGCCCTGTGGACCACCCCCAGAAAAACCAGAAGATTAA